The proteins below are encoded in one region of Candidatus Zixiibacteriota bacterium:
- a CDS encoding carbon starvation CstA family protein has product MNILIPFLGAYLIFWLGYRFYGRYVAERLGEDDSIQTPAKSRNDNKDFIPTRTHILFAHHFSTIAGAGPIIGPTIGILYGFAPAWLWVVLGTVSLEPFMIIRRFSLLSEREVNQSGKSRVFLWEGPACFCFSPLPSL; this is encoded by the coding sequence ATGAATATATTGATTCCATTCCTGGGGGCTTATTTAATCTTTTGGCTGGGATACAGATTCTACGGCCGATATGTAGCTGAGCGATTAGGCGAGGACGATTCTATTCAAACCCCGGCTAAAAGCCGGAATGATAACAAAGATTTTATACCGACTCGGACGCATATATTGTTTGCCCATCATTTTTCCACAATCGCGGGAGCGGGTCCGATTATTGGTCCGACGATTGGTATTCTCTATGGCTTCGCTCCGGCCTGGCTTTGGGTCGTTTTGGGGACTGTTTCTTTGGAGCCGTTCATGATTATTCGACGCTTTTCGCTTCTATCCGAGAGGGAGGTAAATCAATCGGGGAAATCGCGGGTATTTCTCTGGGAAGGACCGGCATGTTTTTGTTTCTCGCCTTTACCCTCATTATGA
- a CDS encoding beta-galactosidase: MLGVDQNRLTIGKDIYYPFSVEMHYFRVEKRYWSICFERIKRAGFRIISTAVPWNLHQSRNKDIDFNGFQDSRKDLVVFLELAREFGFKVILRPGPWISGQWKNGGIPDFVVNDPELLARDANDDEITLIDSTGVAGGKLVSYMHPHFQHYLKNYFKNLIETTRNYIHPRGPAFMVEFDFETSFCHRTGAGDADYNDYVIKSLYPAFLDQKYGEIKNLNTLYKEKNKDFTQVEPPRDFTGFDLKHMPKVFDWFLFKEWYLSEFLSSMEDLFKSYTVLPFFFRSLYFKSEHPLPAFSLKTEGDEEHLLGASVFPDGTAFDLLQKARYMRTMTNFAWAPSFISGSMTSDKKESEHMFPITDGRRRFFIAAGLAGGFKGFNHYMFVNRDHWYGAPIDHDGAIGTGFEIIKRLNIAIPKMGVNVIEPDNSLAAAFYRPYQWLSEFDKPKVFGYIEKLLRETFNGACRDFSRLCFDYGVGDISDAEKLHKFKTVLIPICEFMSQKAQENIIQLAEKGINVILVGLMPKFDELGKENSPLSKKLRIKTTVGEGIGSIDFKKSESFLSYIYGTIRTTDVKNKKLATARGKTVGVLSSRLKGKVFFFSYDIASGGDFRKLKHLEQILAMTKLSSQIYVSDPNVEVVLHKNEKNFVLFLLAPPAGDLSDATDMRNKDILLRIDLRKVGFKGTKIKLIDQFGNNDAEDPAERDEPIKTSVDELKNGISLNIDFPDAKMFLISK; this comes from the coding sequence ATGTTAGGCGTTGATCAAAACCGGTTGACTATCGGCAAAGATATTTACTATCCATTTTCTGTGGAAATGCACTATTTCCGGGTAGAAAAGAGATATTGGTCGATATGCTTCGAACGAATTAAGAGGGCTGGGTTTAGAATTATTTCTACTGCCGTACCCTGGAATTTGCATCAGAGCCGAAACAAAGACATAGATTTTAACGGATTTCAGGATTCAAGGAAAGATTTAGTAGTTTTTTTGGAACTGGCGAGAGAATTTGGATTCAAAGTGATTTTGAGACCGGGACCGTGGATTTCAGGACAATGGAAAAACGGTGGTATTCCTGATTTTGTCGTTAATGATCCCGAACTTTTGGCCCGCGATGCCAATGACGATGAAATAACGCTGATAGACTCTACCGGCGTAGCGGGAGGTAAGCTTGTCAGCTACATGCATCCTCATTTTCAGCATTATCTTAAGAATTATTTTAAGAACCTTATTGAAACGACGCGCAATTATATTCATCCGCGGGGCCCGGCATTCATGGTGGAGTTCGATTTTGAGACATCGTTTTGTCACCGCACCGGAGCCGGTGATGCCGATTATAACGACTATGTCATCAAATCGCTCTATCCGGCCTTTCTTGATCAGAAATATGGCGAGATAAAGAACCTTAATACTTTATATAAAGAGAAAAACAAAGATTTTACTCAGGTTGAGCCGCCTCGGGATTTTACCGGATTTGATTTGAAGCACATGCCCAAGGTGTTTGACTGGTTTTTATTCAAAGAATGGTATCTTTCGGAATTTTTAAGCAGCATGGAGGATTTATTTAAATCATACACTGTCCTGCCGTTTTTCTTTCGTTCTCTCTATTTCAAGAGCGAGCATCCCTTACCTGCATTTTCGTTAAAAACAGAGGGGGATGAGGAGCATTTGCTTGGGGCATCAGTATTTCCCGACGGTACGGCGTTCGATCTTCTGCAAAAGGCTCGCTATATGCGAACCATGACCAATTTCGCCTGGGCGCCGTCATTTATATCGGGGAGTATGACGTCGGACAAGAAAGAATCCGAGCATATGTTTCCTATTACAGACGGTCGAAGGAGATTTTTTATCGCGGCCGGATTGGCAGGTGGATTTAAGGGTTTCAATCATTATATGTTTGTCAATCGTGATCATTGGTACGGCGCTCCTATTGATCACGATGGAGCAATCGGAACCGGTTTTGAAATAATTAAGCGACTGAATATTGCCATACCCAAAATGGGTGTTAATGTTATTGAGCCTGATAATTCTCTGGCGGCGGCCTTCTATCGGCCTTATCAGTGGCTGTCTGAGTTTGATAAACCCAAAGTATTTGGCTATATTGAAAAGCTATTGCGTGAAACATTCAACGGTGCCTGTCGAGATTTCAGCAGACTGTGTTTTGATTATGGCGTTGGCGATATATCCGACGCTGAAAAACTACATAAATTCAAAACGGTTCTGATTCCCATTTGTGAATTCATGTCGCAGAAAGCCCAGGAGAATATAATTCAGTTAGCCGAAAAGGGGATTAATGTAATTTTGGTTGGCTTGATGCCTAAATTTGATGAATTAGGGAAAGAGAATTCACCACTTTCCAAGAAGCTTAGAATTAAGACAACAGTTGGCGAGGGCATCGGCTCGATTGATTTTAAGAAATCCGAGTCATTTCTATCATATATTTATGGTACTATCAGAACTACCGACGTCAAAAATAAGAAACTGGCAACTGCCAGGGGCAAGACGGTCGGTGTTCTATCTTCGCGGCTTAAAGGCAAAGTATTTTTCTTTAGTTATGATATAGCGTCGGGAGGCGACTTTAGAAAACTCAAACATCTTGAACAAATTCTTGCGATGACAAAATTATCCAGCCAGATATATGTCTCGGACCCTAATGTCGAAGTGGTTTTGCATAAAAACGAAAAGAATTTTGTATTATTTTTATTGGCTCCTCCCGCCGGCGACCTGAGTGATGCGACCGATATGAGGAACAAGGATATTTTATTACGCATCGATCTCCGTAAGGTTGGATTTAAGGGTACCAAGATAAAATTGATCGATCAATTCGGAAATAACGACGCGGAGGATCCGGCTGAACGAGACGAACCGATTAAGACCAGCGTGGACGAATTGAAAAACGGAATATCTTTGAATATTGATTTTCCCGACGCCAAAATGTTTTTGATATCCAAGTAA
- a CDS encoding polymer-forming cytoskeletal protein — translation MEYMVKKRDNNKLLILVGVLLCCLSAYSDSGAFEFSNRNRYTLPPNDTIPGDLYLTCGGASFPYSWTRSDDGGRGGAFIDGTILGDLSMAGGKLNFSGLIKGNLNCASQSTFIRGNIERSARIACQEITVVGKIGIDAIILASRVELGSSSRIGNDAAITGGEVRILGDVGRDLIVRGDEIIIAGKIAGDLDIEANIVTIEYPAEISGNVSYKSPKKIRISDDVIIEGDVKWHRVEKDIEVDKGIDWYTRSFFMFCTLVVGLIMIPLLNRHTRLASEQIGKKPLQCLGIGFVFICAAPIAAIILAITVIGIPAALILAFLSILFAYIAKIYFAIFLGSFIINAFRKGIKPKQGFAFILGLIALTFSYTVPVMGWIIYFGSMLFGAGAILLGAHECRKQSANLTG, via the coding sequence ATGGAATATATGGTTAAGAAGCGGGACAATAACAAATTACTTATCCTCGTCGGGGTTTTATTATGTTGCCTATCAGCATATAGCGATTCCGGCGCCTTTGAATTTTCTAATCGTAATCGCTATACCTTGCCACCCAATGATACGATCCCCGGCGATCTGTATTTAACCTGCGGGGGAGCTTCATTCCCATATTCCTGGACCCGCTCTGACGACGGCGGTCGCGGGGGAGCCTTTATAGACGGGACTATTCTGGGCGACCTTTCCATGGCCGGAGGGAAACTGAATTTTTCCGGTCTGATTAAGGGCAATCTAAACTGCGCCAGCCAGTCTACTTTTATTAGGGGAAATATTGAGCGTTCGGCGCGAATAGCCTGTCAGGAAATTACGGTCGTGGGGAAAATAGGCATCGACGCCATTATTTTAGCCAGTCGAGTCGAACTTGGCAGTTCCTCTCGAATTGGTAATGACGCCGCCATTACCGGCGGAGAAGTAAGAATCCTGGGAGATGTGGGCCGGGATTTGATTGTCCGTGGAGACGAAATTATCATAGCCGGGAAAATTGCCGGGGATCTGGATATTGAGGCAAACATCGTAACAATTGAATACCCCGCGGAAATTAGCGGAAATGTATCATACAAAAGCCCGAAGAAAATAAGAATCTCAGATGATGTGATTATCGAAGGCGATGTTAAATGGCATCGGGTAGAAAAAGATATTGAGGTTGATAAAGGTATTGACTGGTATACCCGGTCGTTTTTCATGTTCTGTACGCTTGTCGTCGGCCTGATTATGATACCGCTGCTTAATCGCCATACACGTCTGGCATCCGAGCAAATCGGGAAAAAACCGCTTCAATGCCTGGGGATCGGTTTTGTCTTTATCTGCGCCGCCCCGATTGCCGCGATAATTCTGGCTATTACAGTTATTGGAATACCGGCCGCCCTCATTCTGGCGTTTTTATCTATTCTCTTTGCCTATATCGCCAAAATCTATTTTGCCATTTTCCTGGGATCATTTATTATCAACGCATTTCGCAAAGGAATCAAACCAAAACAAGGTTTCGCGTTTATTCTCGGATTAATTGCCTTGACATTTTCATACACCGTACCCGTCATGGGATGGATAATATATTTTGGTTCTATGTTGTTCGGAGCGGGGGCGATTTTGCTCGGCGCTCACGAATGCCGTAAGCAATCGGCGAACCTAACCGGCTAA
- the ggt gene encoding gamma-glutamyltransferase, giving the protein MKAGPRFFLIPIAFIFVLTSFSSCGQVASEKIFRNGVVVCSDPMAANVGLEILKAGGNAIDAACATAMALAVTLPRAGNIGGGGFALIYLAESQEVRFLDFRETAPAGIKPEMYYDSQENVDRDKALIGPLSAGTPGTIAGLFEMHKRLGRMPWSSLVVPARYLADTGFAILNHFESYIIEYSDDLALYPSTAEIFFPDGRPPISGSQFIQKDLAWTLGLIERNGRDGFYTGTVARKIAEFCAANGGVISEEDLASYNPKWRDPVSFKFRDLDIYAPGLPSSGGIVMGQILSILDEFELEKYTADSPQYLHLFTEASRRAFADREKYLGDPDFTQDFTKELLDKNYLATRIQSINESKASTSTEILPGVPKGSYEPTETTHLVAVDSAGNIVSLTYTINLSFGSKAVVEGCGFLLNNEMDDFAIKPGQANAFGLVGGEANKIEPGKRMLSSMTPTIVFRNNKPYMALGSPGGSTIISAVTQTIIYKRIFGMSLGEAILAPRIHHQWQPDSLYMEQERWDASTIQDLISRGHNVKERLPLGIVNAAAFQTGDHFIVGFSDIRTEGRSVSGY; this is encoded by the coding sequence ATGAAAGCAGGACCCAGGTTCTTTCTAATTCCGATAGCATTTATATTCGTACTGACAAGTTTCTCATCGTGCGGGCAAGTCGCCTCCGAAAAGATTTTTCGTAACGGTGTTGTTGTCTGCTCGGATCCCATGGCCGCGAATGTAGGTTTGGAAATTTTGAAAGCGGGCGGCAATGCGATCGATGCCGCCTGCGCAACGGCTATGGCGTTGGCCGTAACGCTCCCCCGGGCGGGAAATATTGGTGGGGGAGGATTCGCCTTAATTTATCTGGCCGAATCTCAGGAAGTTCGTTTTCTTGATTTCCGGGAAACGGCACCGGCCGGAATTAAACCGGAGATGTACTATGATTCTCAGGAAAATGTTGACAGAGACAAAGCCCTAATCGGCCCGCTCTCGGCCGGGACGCCCGGCACAATAGCGGGATTATTTGAAATGCATAAGCGTCTGGGAAGAATGCCATGGTCGTCATTGGTAGTTCCGGCCCGGTATTTGGCCGATACCGGGTTTGCGATACTCAATCATTTTGAGTCATACATTATTGAGTATTCGGATGATTTGGCACTGTATCCCTCAACAGCAGAAATATTTTTTCCGGACGGGCGTCCTCCAATATCGGGCAGCCAATTTATACAAAAAGATTTGGCCTGGACTCTGGGCTTAATTGAAAGAAATGGTCGCGACGGATTTTATACCGGGACAGTAGCCCGCAAGATTGCAGAATTTTGCGCCGCCAACGGCGGCGTCATATCCGAAGAGGATTTGGCGTCTTATAATCCGAAATGGCGCGATCCGGTTAGTTTTAAGTTTCGTGATCTGGACATTTATGCCCCGGGATTGCCGTCATCCGGCGGAATTGTTATGGGGCAGATCTTATCAATCCTGGATGAGTTTGAGTTGGAGAAATATACGGCCGACTCTCCGCAATATCTCCATCTATTTACAGAGGCTTCTCGAAGAGCGTTTGCCGATCGTGAAAAATATCTGGGCGATCCGGATTTTACTCAGGATTTTACGAAGGAGCTCCTTGATAAAAATTATCTCGCGACCAGGATTCAATCCATAAATGAATCGAAGGCTTCGACCTCAACTGAAATACTGCCCGGGGTACCCAAAGGCAGCTATGAGCCCACGGAAACGACTCACCTTGTCGCGGTCGACAGCGCAGGCAATATTGTCTCATTGACTTATACCATAAATCTTTCGTTTGGCAGCAAGGCCGTGGTAGAAGGATGCGGTTTTTTATTAAATAATGAAATGGATGATTTCGCTATTAAACCGGGGCAGGCCAATGCTTTTGGATTAGTGGGTGGAGAAGCCAATAAAATTGAACCCGGCAAACGGATGTTATCATCCATGACTCCTACAATAGTCTTTCGAAATAACAAACCGTATATGGCCCTGGGATCTCCAGGCGGTTCCACGATTATTTCGGCGGTTACCCAGACTATCATATATAAGCGTATCTTTGGCATGAGCTTGGGAGAGGCCATTCTGGCCCCGAGAATTCATCATCAATGGCAGCCTGATAGTTTGTATATGGAGCAGGAACGCTGGGATGCATCAACTATACAGGATTTAATTTCACGGGGTCATAACGTAAAAGAACGACTGCCTCTGGGAATTGTTAACGCCGCGGCATTCCAGACGGGCGACCATTTCATTGTTGGTTTTTCAGATATACGGACTGAAGGTAGAAGCGTTAGTGGATATTAG